In the genome of Saprospira sp. CCB-QB6, one region contains:
- a CDS encoding flotillin family protein, with protein sequence MLLVALQIGLIVGAVILLILIGSLILFARCHRKVPQGRALIKTGFGGTKVVYDSGMLVIPVLHKVEEMDISIKTIEVGRTGSEGLICQDNLRADIKVVFFVRVNKNKQSILEVAQAIGCSRASKQETLNSLFDAKFSEALKTVGKQFDLIDLYTERNKFKNKILETIGTDLNGYVLDDCAIDYLEQTPITALKQDNILDSEGIKKIEELTSIQIEKTNFIRREREKTIKQQDVEAREAILQLELQQAEKEERQKRALTILQAEQNNEAEQLVIAKNLETELKRKEAHRQEGIAEENKEREIIVARKNKERTEAVENERIEIDRLLEVEKKERSVGEARIEKEKVLEAKKRDIQAIIKERKAEEKKTIEEDQKIQDTIQLAEAERERQVAMINVQKTTEAQKVEETRRAEAEKAVAEIKAQQIIIEADAKKAAQQKEAEARKIAAEAKAAEEATVGLAEAEVMQARAEATELEGSVEARLIEQKALAEAKAIEAKAEATRKQGLAEAEVNREKGTVEAQLISQKGTSEASVIELRLAAEAKGLAAKAEAMKALDGVGREHEEYKLRLEQERQIALAEIEARRAIAEAQARLLGQSLSNARIDIVGGETQFFDSLLNSINKGKSVDRLIDSSQHLQDFKGALLGNGVEQGLLSRLREFAQEYNIGSDTLRDLTISALLSQLYGKVSGNQKDLIRSMMDQVSSLGINNQSAADLLG encoded by the coding sequence ATGTTACTCGTAGCCTTGCAAATTGGGCTCATCGTTGGTGCAGTGATTCTGCTCATCTTGATTGGCTCTCTTATTCTTTTTGCCCGTTGCCACCGAAAGGTCCCCCAGGGACGCGCACTAATTAAAACCGGCTTTGGTGGTACTAAGGTCGTTTATGATAGTGGAATGTTAGTCATTCCCGTTTTGCACAAAGTAGAAGAAATGGATATCTCGATCAAAACGATTGAGGTAGGCCGTACAGGTAGCGAAGGTTTGATCTGTCAAGATAACCTCCGTGCCGATATCAAAGTAGTATTCTTTGTTCGAGTCAATAAAAACAAACAGTCTATTCTTGAAGTAGCTCAAGCCATTGGTTGCTCTCGTGCTTCTAAGCAGGAAACGCTCAACAGCCTTTTTGATGCTAAATTCTCTGAGGCCCTAAAAACAGTAGGTAAGCAGTTTGACTTGATTGATCTCTACACGGAGCGCAACAAGTTTAAGAACAAGATTCTGGAAACCATTGGCACCGACCTCAACGGCTATGTTTTGGATGACTGTGCTATTGACTACCTTGAGCAAACGCCTATCACAGCCCTAAAGCAGGATAATATCCTTGACTCTGAGGGGATCAAGAAGATTGAAGAATTGACTTCAATCCAAATTGAAAAGACCAACTTTATCCGCCGCGAAAGAGAGAAAACCATCAAGCAACAAGATGTAGAAGCTCGTGAAGCCATCTTGCAACTTGAGCTCCAACAGGCAGAAAAAGAAGAGCGCCAAAAAAGAGCCTTGACCATTTTGCAGGCCGAGCAAAATAATGAGGCCGAACAATTGGTGATTGCCAAAAACTTGGAAACCGAACTCAAGCGCAAAGAAGCGCACCGCCAAGAGGGCATTGCCGAGGAAAATAAGGAGCGGGAAATCATTGTGGCCCGCAAAAATAAGGAACGCACCGAGGCTGTAGAAAACGAACGCATCGAGATCGACCGCCTTTTGGAGGTAGAGAAAAAAGAACGTTCGGTAGGAGAGGCCCGGATCGAAAAGGAAAAGGTCCTAGAAGCCAAAAAACGCGATATTCAAGCGATTATCAAAGAGCGTAAGGCCGAAGAGAAAAAGACGATCGAAGAAGATCAAAAGATCCAAGATACGATCCAGTTGGCGGAAGCAGAGCGCGAACGCCAAGTGGCCATGATTAACGTACAAAAGACCACTGAGGCCCAAAAAGTAGAGGAAACTCGCCGTGCGGAAGCCGAAAAAGCGGTGGCGGAAATCAAGGCTCAACAAATTATTATTGAGGCCGATGCTAAAAAAGCCGCTCAGCAGAAGGAAGCCGAAGCGCGCAAAATTGCCGCTGAAGCCAAAGCCGCTGAAGAAGCCACTGTTGGTTTGGCCGAGGCAGAAGTGATGCAAGCCCGTGCCGAAGCCACCGAACTTGAAGGTAGCGTAGAGGCTCGCTTGATTGAACAAAAAGCCCTAGCCGAAGCCAAAGCGATTGAGGCCAAAGCCGAAGCAACTCGCAAACAAGGTTTGGCCGAGGCTGAAGTTAACCGTGAAAAAGGAACTGTTGAGGCCCAACTCATCTCGCAAAAAGGTACCTCTGAAGCTAGCGTGATTGAATTGCGCCTAGCTGCCGAAGCCAAAGGTTTGGCCGCCAAAGCCGAGGCCATGAAGGCCCTAGACGGCGTAGGTCGCGAGCATGAAGAATACAAACTCCGTCTGGAGCAAGAGCGCCAAATCGCTTTGGCCGAAATCGAAGCTCGTCGCGCCATTGCCGAGGCGCAAGCTCGCCTCCTAGGCCAGTCTTTGAGCAACGCCCGCATCGATATCGTGGGTGGCGAAACGCAATTCTTCGATTCTTTGCTCAACTCTATCAACAAGGGCAAATCTGTAGATCGCTTGATCGACAGCTCGCAGCATTTGCAAGATTTTAAGGGTGCACTTTTGGGCAATGGCGTAGAACAAGGCCTATTGAGCCGCCTACGGGAGTTTGCCCAGGAGTACAATATCGGTAGCGATACCCTCCGTGACCTAACCATTTCTGCGCTTTTGTCTCAGTTGTATGGCAAGGTAAGTGGCAACCAAAAAGACCTTATCCGCAGCATGATGGACCAAGTGAGTAGCTTGGGCATCAACAACCAATCTGCTGCCGACTTGCTAGGCTAA